A genome region from Stenotrophomonas maltophilia includes the following:
- a CDS encoding alpha/beta fold hydrolase: MNTFARTLAAAALALSVQAGLSAHAAEPATPAAATSIARTASYITTADGVQLYYKDWGPKNGPVVTFSHGWPLNSDSWESQMIFLADHGYRVIAHDRRGHGRSSQPWDGNDMDHYADDLAAVINTLDLHDVTLVGFSTGGGEVARYIGRHGTGRVKKVVLISSVPPFMLKTADNPNGLPIEVFDGIRKAQMDNRAQLYKDIPSGPFYGFNRPGAKVSQGLIDAWWAQGMQGGHKNTYDSIAAFSATDFRADLKKFDVPTLVIHGDDDQIVPIDISGRQSAKLIKGARLIVYPGAPHGLTDTHKDKVNQDLLTFLQEK; encoded by the coding sequence ATGAACACCTTCGCCCGTACCCTGGCCGCTGCCGCCCTCGCCCTCTCGGTCCAGGCCGGCCTGTCTGCGCATGCCGCCGAACCGGCCACGCCGGCGGCGGCCACCAGCATCGCGCGCACCGCCAGCTACATCACCACCGCCGACGGCGTGCAGCTGTACTACAAGGACTGGGGCCCGAAGAACGGGCCTGTCGTGACCTTCAGCCACGGCTGGCCGTTGAACTCGGACAGCTGGGAATCGCAGATGATCTTCCTGGCCGATCATGGCTACCGCGTGATCGCGCATGACCGTCGTGGCCACGGCCGTTCCAGCCAGCCGTGGGACGGCAACGACATGGATCACTACGCCGATGACCTGGCCGCGGTGATCAATACGCTGGACCTGCACGATGTCACCTTGGTGGGTTTCTCTACCGGTGGCGGCGAGGTGGCGCGCTACATCGGCCGGCATGGCACCGGGCGGGTGAAGAAGGTCGTGCTGATCAGCTCGGTGCCGCCGTTCATGCTGAAGACCGCCGACAACCCCAACGGCCTGCCGATCGAAGTGTTCGATGGCATCCGCAAGGCACAGATGGATAACCGCGCGCAGCTCTACAAGGACATCCCGTCGGGCCCGTTCTACGGCTTCAACCGCCCGGGCGCGAAGGTGTCGCAGGGGCTGATCGATGCATGGTGGGCGCAGGGCATGCAGGGCGGCCACAAGAACACCTACGATTCGATCGCCGCGTTCTCGGCCACCGATTTCCGCGCGGACCTGAAGAAGTTCGATGTGCCCACGCTGGTGATCCACGGTGACGACGACCAGATCGTGCCGATCGATATCTCAGGCCGCCAATCGGCAAAGCTCATCAAGGGCGCCAGGTTGATCGTCTACCCGGGTGCGCCGCATGGCCTGACCGACACCCACAAGGACAAGGTCAACCAGGATCTGCTGACGTTCCTGCAGGAAAAGTGA
- a CDS encoding TetR/AcrR family transcriptional regulator, which yields MSKTTTDTHQKILATAEALIYQNGIHATGMDLLVKTSGVARKSIYRHFENKDDVAAAALRARDVRWLAWFRHECEKADTPEARILGMFSVLKNWFQSEGYRGCAFINTAGEVGDPADPIRQIARDHKQKLFDYTLELTGQLDVEQPAALARQLLVLMEGAITLSRVMGDYDAADTAKDVAKLLLEQARR from the coding sequence ATGAGCAAGACCACCACCGATACGCATCAGAAGATCCTGGCCACGGCCGAGGCGCTGATCTACCAGAACGGGATCCACGCCACGGGCATGGACCTGCTGGTGAAGACCTCGGGCGTGGCGCGGAAGAGCATTTACCGCCACTTCGAGAACAAGGACGACGTGGCCGCTGCGGCGCTGAGGGCGCGCGACGTGCGTTGGCTGGCCTGGTTCCGGCACGAGTGCGAGAAGGCGGACACCCCGGAAGCACGCATCCTCGGCATGTTCTCCGTGCTCAAGAACTGGTTCCAGTCCGAGGGCTATCGCGGGTGTGCGTTCATCAATACCGCAGGCGAGGTCGGCGACCCAGCCGATCCGATCCGGCAGATCGCGCGTGATCACAAGCAGAAGCTGTTCGACTACACGCTGGAACTTACCGGGCAGCTGGATGTGGAGCAGCCGGCGGCATTGGCCCGTCAGCTGCTGGTCCTGATGGAAGGCGCCATCACCCTGTCGCGCGTGATGGGTGATTACGACGCCGCAGACACCGCGAAGGATGTCGCGAAGCTATTGCTGGAACAGGCCAGGCGTTAG
- a CDS encoding DUF1348 family protein, producing the protein MSTEHPRPPLPPFTLESATQKVRLAEDGWNSRDADKVSLAYSLNTQWRNRAEFTNGREEARQFLARKWNKELEYRLIKELWAFTENRIAVRYAYEWHDDSGNWFRSYGNENWEFGEDGLMQRRFSSINDLPIKESDRKFHWPLGRRPDDHPGLSELGM; encoded by the coding sequence GTGTCCACTGAACACCCCCGTCCGCCGCTTCCTCCGTTCACCCTCGAATCGGCCACGCAGAAGGTGCGCCTTGCCGAGGATGGCTGGAATTCCCGCGATGCCGACAAGGTGTCGCTTGCCTATTCGCTCAACACCCAGTGGCGTAACCGTGCCGAGTTCACCAACGGCCGGGAAGAAGCCCGGCAGTTCCTGGCACGCAAATGGAACAAGGAGCTCGAGTACCGCCTGATCAAGGAGCTCTGGGCCTTTACCGAAAACCGAATTGCTGTCCGGTACGCCTACGAATGGCACGACGACTCCGGCAACTGGTTCCGCTCCTATGGCAACGAGAACTGGGAATTCGGAGAGGACGGCCTGATGCAGCGCCGCTTCTCGAGCATCAACGACCTACCGATCAAGGAGAGCGACCGCAAGTTCCATTGGCCGCTGGGGCGTCGCCCGGATGATCATCCGGGGTTGTCGGAGCTGGGTATGTGA
- a CDS encoding MBL fold metallo-hydrolase: MFSMENTAAPIAPALDELVPSRYALKVGDVEVLVISDGVLPLPTQMLGHNVPAADRAEWFEEMYLPQDAFDWALNVMVVHSGDRTILIDAGLGMDPDLQLPRAGQLIRRLGAAGINLGEITDVVITHMHMDHVGGLLVEGVKEQLRPDLKIHVAAAEVEFWKSPDFSRTNMPQGFPDALRATAKHFWAEYSSYVHTFQDEQQIAPGVTARRTGGHTPGHCVVRVASAGQALTFAGDAVFAVGFDQPNWHNGFEHDPEESARVRIALLKELAGTGEMLVATHLPFPSVGRVSLEGETFRWVPVFWDF; the protein is encoded by the coding sequence ATGTTCAGTATGGAAAACACCGCCGCGCCCATTGCCCCCGCCCTCGATGAACTGGTGCCCTCGCGCTACGCCCTGAAAGTGGGCGACGTCGAAGTACTGGTGATCAGCGATGGCGTCCTGCCGTTGCCCACCCAGATGCTCGGCCACAACGTACCGGCGGCCGACCGTGCCGAATGGTTCGAAGAAATGTACCTGCCGCAGGATGCCTTCGACTGGGCATTGAACGTAATGGTGGTGCACAGCGGTGACCGCACCATTCTCATCGATGCCGGCCTGGGCATGGACCCGGACCTGCAGCTGCCGCGCGCCGGCCAGCTGATCCGTCGCCTCGGTGCTGCCGGTATCAACCTGGGCGAAATCACCGATGTGGTGATCACCCACATGCACATGGACCACGTCGGTGGGCTGCTGGTTGAAGGTGTGAAGGAACAGCTGCGCCCGGACCTGAAGATCCACGTGGCCGCAGCGGAGGTGGAGTTCTGGAAGTCGCCGGACTTCAGCCGCACCAACATGCCGCAGGGTTTCCCCGATGCGCTACGCGCCACGGCCAAGCACTTCTGGGCCGAGTACAGTAGCTATGTGCATACCTTCCAGGACGAACAGCAGATCGCGCCAGGCGTGACGGCCCGCCGTACCGGTGGGCATACCCCGGGCCACTGCGTGGTGCGCGTAGCGTCCGCGGGGCAGGCCCTGACCTTTGCCGGTGACGCGGTGTTCGCGGTCGGCTTCGACCAGCCGAACTGGCACAACGGTTTTGAGCACGACCCGGAGGAATCCGCACGCGTACGCATCGCTCTGCTGAAGGAACTGGCCGGCACCGGCGAAATGCTGGTGGCCACGCATCTTCCGTTCCCGTCAGTGGGCCGGGTGTCGCTGGAGGGCGAGACGTTCCGCTGGGTACCGGTGTTCTGGGACTTCTGA
- a CDS encoding RNA polymerase sigma-70 factor: MDDSTALFSRLRPRLFGVAYRMLGSSHEAEDVVQDVWLRWHGADQSQIENPEAWLVATTTRRAIDGLRLARHAREHYVGMWLPEPLLTDDTATPEYVLETASDLSVAFLSVLERLAPDARAAFLLHDVFDQDYAVVARALDKTEAACRQIVHRARQQLRQERPRYNVPQDVHQKLLRRFAEAASSGDFRTMKALMAESAELVGDGGGIVTSFPGPMVGGARIAQLLYAPHLRRSAQLRMVPAMLNGRLGLLRYFDGVLEAAMAFETDGERITQVLVQRNPHKLQRLARPTDIQ, translated from the coding sequence ATGGACGATTCCACAGCGCTGTTCTCACGCCTCCGCCCACGCCTGTTCGGCGTGGCCTACCGCATGCTTGGCTCTTCGCACGAAGCCGAGGACGTGGTGCAGGATGTCTGGCTGCGCTGGCATGGCGCCGACCAGTCACAGATCGAGAATCCGGAAGCCTGGCTGGTGGCGACCACCACCCGTCGCGCCATCGACGGCCTGCGCCTGGCCCGGCATGCGCGCGAACACTATGTGGGCATGTGGTTGCCCGAGCCGCTGCTGACCGATGACACCGCCACGCCGGAGTACGTGCTGGAAACCGCCAGCGATCTGTCGGTCGCTTTCCTCAGTGTGCTGGAACGGTTGGCCCCGGATGCACGTGCGGCCTTCCTGCTGCACGATGTGTTCGATCAGGATTACGCGGTGGTCGCGCGGGCCTTGGACAAGACGGAAGCCGCCTGCCGGCAGATCGTACATCGCGCACGTCAGCAGCTCAGGCAGGAGCGCCCGCGCTACAACGTCCCGCAGGACGTGCACCAGAAACTGCTGCGCCGCTTCGCCGAGGCCGCATCCAGTGGAGATTTCCGCACGATGAAGGCGCTGATGGCCGAATCGGCCGAGCTGGTGGGTGACGGCGGCGGTATCGTGACCAGCTTCCCCGGGCCGATGGTCGGGGGCGCACGCATTGCCCAGCTGCTGTATGCCCCGCACCTGCGGCGCAGCGCGCAATTGCGGATGGTCCCGGCCATGCTCAATGGACGGTTGGGACTGCTGCGCTATTTCGATGGCGTGCTGGAGGCGGCGATGGCCTTCGAGACCGATGGCGAACGGATCACGCAGGTCCTGGTGCAGCGCAACCCGCACAAGCTGCAGCGGTTGGCTCGCCCTACCGACATCCAGTAG
- a CDS encoding cupin domain-containing protein: MRRPVLALFALLPLCGAAATPSSAAPEPRVREVMTRALPEQPGKEALILTVEYPPGGADPVHCHDAHGFVYVLEGRIVMGVAGGKEVTLGPGEAFHEGPADLHTVGRNASATEPAKFVVFLIKDIGKPAVLPPH, encoded by the coding sequence ATGCGTCGTCCTGTTCTGGCCCTGTTTGCGCTGCTGCCACTGTGCGGCGCTGCCGCCACCCCGTCCTCTGCAGCGCCCGAGCCCCGGGTGCGCGAGGTGATGACCCGCGCCCTTCCGGAGCAGCCCGGCAAGGAAGCGCTGATCCTTACCGTGGAGTACCCGCCGGGTGGTGCTGATCCCGTCCACTGCCACGATGCCCATGGCTTCGTCTACGTCCTGGAAGGACGGATCGTGATGGGTGTGGCCGGCGGCAAGGAAGTTACCCTTGGCCCGGGCGAGGCCTTCCATGAAGGCCCGGCCGATCTGCACACCGTAGGCCGCAACGCCAGCGCTACGGAGCCGGCGAAGTTCGTGGTGTTCCTGATCAAGGACATCGGCAAGCCGGCGGTGCTGCCGCCGCACTGA
- a CDS encoding carboxymuconolactone decarboxylase family protein: protein MNARLDYAAQSPELFKKLGLYSHAAHTASIEAAIIDLVNIRASQLNGCGFCLDMHVKEATLRGERPLRLHHLAAWRESTLFSPRERACLAWTEVLTQLPAQGVPDELYARVRGQLSDQEMVNLTHAVMAINAWNRANVAFRTTPGTLDAAFGLDKAGLA, encoded by the coding sequence ATGAACGCACGCCTGGATTACGCCGCGCAATCCCCCGAACTGTTCAAGAAGCTCGGCCTGTACTCGCATGCCGCCCACACCGCCTCGATCGAAGCGGCCATCATCGATCTGGTCAACATCCGTGCATCGCAGCTCAATGGGTGTGGCTTCTGCCTGGACATGCACGTGAAGGAGGCCACCCTGCGCGGCGAGCGCCCGCTGCGCCTGCATCACCTGGCCGCATGGCGTGAATCGACACTGTTCAGCCCACGCGAGCGCGCCTGCCTGGCCTGGACCGAAGTACTGACCCAGCTGCCGGCGCAGGGCGTGCCGGACGAGCTGTACGCGCGCGTGCGCGGCCAGCTGTCCGATCAGGAAATGGTCAACCTGACCCACGCGGTGATGGCGATCAACGCCTGGAACCGTGCCAATGTCGCCTTCCGTACCACGCCCGGCACCCTGGACGCGGCCTTTGGCCTGGACAAGGCCGGCCTGGCCTGA
- a CDS encoding sigma factor-like helix-turn-helix DNA-binding protein, producing MKSTNVLSQRPMLGRLPGMDTSSHLRTASRPASEQVWQAFLAALRELPPDARAILLLHDVLGAGFEDIVPLLGLDPATCRQRLALARSHLHAQRARLEPGNP from the coding sequence ATGAAAAGCACCAATGTCCTGTCACAGCGGCCGATGCTCGGCCGTCTGCCGGGCATGGATACCTCATCGCACCTGCGCACCGCATCGCGCCCTGCCAGCGAACAGGTCTGGCAGGCCTTCCTCGCCGCACTGCGCGAACTGCCGCCCGACGCACGCGCGATCCTGCTGTTGCACGACGTGCTGGGCGCCGGATTCGAGGACATCGTGCCCCTGCTGGGGCTCGACCCTGCCACGTGCAGGCAACGGTTGGCGCTGGCGCGGAGCCACCTGCACGCACAACGTGCCCGCCTGGAGCCAGGCAACCCATGA
- a CDS encoding LysR family transcriptional regulator, which yields MSAATPRPASDGHDALNASFSTTYAGVLAFIAVASEGSFARAADRLGIGRSAVSRSVQKLESQLGVRLFLRTTRSTTLTREGELFLEGCNPGVTCILQALEEMRDLREGPPRGHLRISASHGFGRRVIAPLLAAFRAEYPQVSVELLLDEQAPDLAGDRIDVAFRDGLLEDSQVIAKQLVPMQLVVCVSPAYVQAHGLPASVDALSTHACIGRRLPGGRMQPWEFRVDGAEVHLQPRAALVFNDADLALQAVIDGLGIAQLPSYQVREALWAGRVVTCLDRHAPLDRGHYLCYLSRRQLPKRVRAFIDFSTQRVRALELDVISHWEARQQATPLNDGARPGWA from the coding sequence ATGAGCGCCGCAACGCCCCGCCCGGCCAGCGACGGCCACGATGCGCTCAATGCGTCCTTCTCCACCACCTACGCCGGCGTGCTGGCCTTCATTGCAGTGGCGTCCGAGGGCAGCTTCGCGCGCGCGGCCGACCGCCTCGGCATCGGCCGCTCGGCCGTCAGCCGCAGCGTGCAGAAGCTGGAAAGCCAGCTGGGCGTGCGATTGTTCCTGCGCACCACGCGCTCGACCACGCTGACCCGCGAAGGCGAGCTGTTCCTGGAGGGCTGCAACCCGGGCGTGACCTGCATCCTGCAGGCGCTGGAGGAAATGCGCGACCTGCGCGAGGGCCCGCCGCGCGGGCACCTGCGCATCAGTGCCAGCCACGGCTTCGGCCGGCGGGTGATTGCCCCACTGCTGGCAGCCTTCCGTGCCGAGTACCCGCAGGTATCAGTGGAGCTGCTGCTGGACGAGCAGGCCCCCGACCTGGCCGGTGACCGCATCGACGTGGCATTTCGCGACGGCCTGCTGGAAGACAGCCAGGTGATCGCCAAGCAGCTGGTGCCGATGCAGCTGGTCGTATGTGTATCACCAGCGTACGTGCAGGCGCACGGTCTACCGGCGTCGGTGGATGCGCTGTCCACACATGCCTGCATCGGGCGGCGCCTGCCGGGCGGACGCATGCAGCCCTGGGAATTCCGTGTCGACGGCGCCGAAGTGCACCTGCAGCCGCGGGCCGCACTGGTGTTCAACGATGCCGACCTGGCCCTGCAGGCCGTCATCGACGGGCTGGGCATCGCCCAGCTGCCCAGCTATCAGGTGCGTGAAGCGCTGTGGGCGGGCAGGGTGGTGACCTGCCTGGATCGGCATGCACCGCTCGATCGCGGCCACTACCTCTGCTACCTCAGCCGCCGCCAGCTGCCCAAGCGCGTGCGGGCCTTCATCGACTTCAGCACGCAGCGGGTGCGCGCGCTCGAACTGGATGTGATCTCGCACTGGGAAGCACGCCAGCAGGCCACCCCTCTGAACGACGGCGCACGGCCTGGCTGGGCGTGA
- a CDS encoding SDR family oxidoreductase: protein MKILVIGGTGRIGSKVVERLRVTGHEIVVAASSTGVDVLTSEGLDAAMDGVDVVVDLANSPSFEDAAVLSFFLTAGHNILAAAILAGVRHHVALSVVGTDMLAASGYFRGKIAQERLIRDSGLPYTIIHSTQFFEFLPGIIQSAGDGETLRLPAADVQPIAAEDVAEAVARIAQQAPANGVLEIAGPQRSAMADLARRYLQLTGDSRQVVADAEALYFGAPLQIDTLVPVGHAWLGQVDFEAWLQQSGLSQRQPA, encoded by the coding sequence ATGAAGATCCTCGTCATCGGTGGTACCGGCCGCATCGGCAGCAAGGTGGTGGAACGCCTGCGCGTAACCGGGCATGAGATCGTGGTGGCAGCATCCTCGACCGGGGTGGATGTGCTGACCAGTGAAGGTCTGGATGCCGCCATGGACGGCGTCGACGTGGTGGTGGACCTGGCCAACTCGCCCTCGTTCGAAGATGCGGCAGTGCTTTCGTTCTTCTTGACCGCTGGCCACAACATACTTGCGGCCGCTATCCTTGCCGGCGTACGTCACCACGTTGCGCTTTCCGTCGTAGGCACCGACATGCTGGCAGCCAGTGGCTATTTCCGCGGCAAGATCGCACAGGAGCGACTGATCCGCGACTCGGGCCTGCCGTACACCATCATCCACTCCACGCAGTTCTTCGAGTTCCTGCCGGGCATCATCCAGTCCGCCGGCGATGGGGAGACCCTGCGGCTGCCAGCCGCCGACGTGCAGCCAATTGCCGCCGAGGATGTTGCCGAAGCGGTGGCACGCATCGCGCAGCAGGCGCCAGCCAATGGCGTGCTGGAAATTGCCGGGCCGCAGCGTAGCGCGATGGCGGATCTGGCCAGGCGCTATCTGCAACTGACGGGTGATTCCCGGCAGGTCGTTGCGGATGCCGAGGCGCTGTACTTCGGCGCGCCGCTGCAGATCGACACGCTGGTGCCGGTCGGACACGCGTGGCTGGGGCAGGTCGATTTCGAAGCCTGGCTGCAGCAGTCCGGCCTGTCGCAGCGGCAGCCTGCCTGA
- a CDS encoding OsmC family protein produces MTELKPPSPAMLDRYQGDDVKPLYTGRVRVSGGQAQHGRASGVVRSDDGALAVDLRLPPELGGPGGGANPEQLLAASYAGCFHGAMVLVAARAGLLLHNPSIEVAVTFARDPADGLYLLSAEIVVHLPGMDENLACELVRNTERVCPYAKMFHRGVSHVVHVRVGPQAPPL; encoded by the coding sequence ATGACCGAGCTGAAGCCTCCTTCGCCCGCCATGCTGGACCGTTACCAGGGCGACGACGTGAAGCCGCTGTACACCGGCCGCGTGCGGGTGAGCGGTGGCCAGGCCCAGCACGGGCGGGCGTCCGGCGTCGTGCGGTCGGACGACGGTGCACTGGCGGTGGACCTGCGCCTGCCGCCGGAACTCGGCGGGCCTGGCGGCGGCGCCAATCCTGAGCAGCTGCTGGCCGCGAGCTACGCTGGCTGCTTCCACGGTGCCATGGTGCTGGTGGCCGCGCGTGCCGGCCTGCTGCTGCACAACCCCAGCATCGAAGTGGCGGTCACCTTCGCCCGTGATCCGGCAGATGGGCTGTACCTGCTGTCGGCCGAGATCGTGGTACATCTTCCCGGCATGGATGAGAACCTGGCCTGCGAACTCGTTCGCAACACCGAACGCGTCTGCCCGTACGCCAAGATGTTCCATCGCGGCGTCAGCCATGTGGTGCATGTTCGGGTCGGCCCGCAGGCTCCGCCTCTGTAG
- the paoA gene encoding aldehyde dehydrogenase iron-sulfur subunit PaoA: MKLTRRQVIAGGVTTVAMSAAPGASSLAAELAAPPPPRPPVISTVALTVNGKRRELELDTRTTLLDALREHLKLTGTKKGCDHGQCGACTVLVNGERINACLSLAVQHQGDAITTIEGLGTPDDLHPMQAAFIKHDGYQCGYCTPGQICSAVAVLDEIKRGVPSHVQADVSARPRATNMEMRERMSGNLCRCGAYSNIAEAMEEVAGVTSAGRRS, translated from the coding sequence ATGAAGTTGACGCGCCGCCAGGTGATCGCCGGCGGCGTCACGACCGTGGCAATGTCCGCCGCACCGGGGGCGTCCTCGCTCGCCGCCGAACTGGCGGCGCCCCCGCCGCCCAGGCCGCCGGTCATCAGCACGGTGGCCTTGACCGTCAACGGCAAGCGGCGGGAACTTGAACTGGACACCCGGACCACGCTGCTCGATGCCCTGCGCGAACATCTGAAGCTGACCGGAACGAAAAAAGGCTGCGACCACGGTCAATGCGGTGCCTGTACAGTGTTGGTCAACGGTGAGCGTATCAATGCCTGCCTCAGCCTGGCGGTGCAGCACCAGGGCGACGCCATCACCACCATTGAAGGCCTCGGAACCCCCGATGACCTGCATCCGATGCAGGCCGCCTTCATCAAGCATGATGGCTACCAGTGCGGGTATTGCACGCCGGGGCAGATCTGTTCGGCGGTGGCGGTACTGGACGAAATCAAGCGGGGTGTCCCCAGCCATGTGCAGGCGGATGTCAGCGCACGGCCCCGGGCCACCAACATGGAGATGCGCGAACGCATGAGCGGCAACCTCTGCCGCTGCGGGGCCTATTCCAACATTGCCGAGGCGATGGAAGAGGTCGCTGGCGTGACCTCTGCAGGGAGGCGCTCATGA
- a CDS encoding FAD binding domain-containing protein: MRAFSYERAKSPAEAARAVAGTEGAKFLAGGTNLLDLMKLEVETPAHLVDVQDIGLDRIEPTDEGGLRIGTLVTNTALASHERVRRDYAVLTRAIVAGASGQLRNKATTGGNLLQRTRCPYFYDPNLPCNKRLPGSGCGALEGFSRQMGVIGTSDSCIATYPGDMAVALRVLDASIQTVRGDGSTRSIPIADFHRSPGDKPQQDNVLQRGELITHVTLPEPLGGRHVYHKVRDRASYAFALVSVAAVVQRDGSARFAFGGVAPKPWRVEAAEPLLRDGVKAAARQVFAGARPTPENAFKIALAERTLAAVLVEGER; the protein is encoded by the coding sequence ATGAGGGCCTTCAGTTACGAACGCGCGAAATCCCCGGCCGAGGCCGCCAGGGCCGTCGCCGGTACCGAGGGCGCGAAGTTCCTGGCCGGAGGGACCAACCTGCTCGACCTGATGAAGCTGGAGGTCGAGACGCCCGCGCACCTGGTCGATGTGCAGGACATCGGCCTGGACAGGATCGAACCCACCGACGAGGGCGGCCTGCGCATCGGCACGCTGGTCACCAATACCGCACTGGCCTCGCATGAGCGCGTGCGCCGCGACTACGCGGTGCTGACCCGCGCGATCGTGGCAGGTGCCTCCGGGCAGTTGCGCAACAAAGCCACCACCGGCGGCAACCTGCTGCAGCGCACGCGCTGCCCGTATTTCTACGACCCCAATCTGCCCTGCAACAAGCGCCTGCCCGGATCCGGCTGCGGCGCACTCGAGGGGTTCTCCCGGCAGATGGGCGTGATCGGCACCTCGGACAGCTGCATCGCGACCTATCCGGGCGACATGGCGGTGGCCCTGCGGGTGCTGGACGCCTCGATCCAGACCGTCAGGGGTGACGGCAGTACGCGCAGCATCCCGATTGCCGATTTCCATCGTTCCCCCGGCGACAAGCCGCAGCAGGACAACGTGCTGCAGCGCGGTGAGCTGATCACCCACGTCACGCTGCCAGAACCCCTGGGCGGTCGGCACGTGTACCACAAGGTACGTGACCGCGCGTCCTATGCGTTCGCACTGGTGTCGGTCGCCGCGGTCGTGCAGCGTGACGGCTCGGCGCGGTTCGCCTTCGGTGGGGTTGCGCCGAAGCCGTGGCGCGTCGAGGCAGCCGAACCGCTGCTGCGCGACGGCGTAAAGGCCGCGGCCCGGCAGGTGTTCGCCGGTGCCCGTCCGACGCCGGAGAACGCGTTCAAGATCGCGCTCGCCGAGCGCAC